The proteins below come from a single Onychomys torridus chromosome 18, mOncTor1.1, whole genome shotgun sequence genomic window:
- the Spatc1l gene encoding speriolin-like protein isoform X1, with translation MAEGSELMNRLMSENADLKKQVRLLKENQMLKRLLSESCQDSCGRGNRDLLFPKAPTYPEACSPGNGGPDFGRFASVPDTASQLQTSSLEDLLCSHAPLSSEDEASPGCASTSQVPFKAFLSPPELQTRLVDRKLSPLLGPLQDPLADKTLLETREMVRPKKVCFSESNLPTGDRSRRTYYLNEIQSFAGAEKDGRIVGEIAFQLDRRILAYVFPGVTRLYGFTVSNIPEKIKQTSIKSLDGSVDEKKLRELTHRYLTLTARLEKLGYSREVHPVFSEFLINTYGILKQRPDLRANPLHSSPAALRKLVIDIVPPKFLGDSLLLLNCLCELSKEDSKPLFAW, from the exons ATGGCAGAGGGCAGTGAGCTGATGAACAGGCTCATGAGTGAGAACGCAGACCTGAAGAAGCAGGTGCGCCTCCTGAAGGAGAACCAGATGCTGAAGAGGCTGCTCAGTGAGAGTTGCCAGGACAGCTGTGGCCGAGGGAACCGGGACTTGCTCTTTCCCAAGGCCCCTACCTACCCTGAGGCCTGCTCCCCCGGGAATGGAG GTCCAGATTTTGGAAGGTTTGCCAGTGTCCCTGATACAGCCTCTCAGCTACAAACATCTTCCCTAGAGGACCTGTTATGCTCACACGCCCCGCTCTCCAGTGAGGATGAGGCCTCCCCAGGCTGTGCATCCACCTCCCAGGTGCCTTTCAAGGCCTTCCTTAGTCCACCAGAACTACAAACACGACTTGTCGACCGGAAGCTGTCCCCACTCCTGGGTCCCTTGCAGGATCCCCTGGCTGACAAAACCCTGCTTGAGACCAGGGAAATGGTGCGGCCTAAGAAGGTGTGCTTCTCGGAGAGTAACCTGCCCACTGGGGATAGGAGCAGGCGGACCTATTACCTCAATG AAATCCAGAGTTTTGCGGGTGCGGAGAAGGATGGTCGCATCGTCGGGGAGATCGCGTTCCAGCTTGACCGGCGTATCCTGGCCTATGTGTTTCCGGGGGTGACCCGCCTCTATGGCTTCACAGTATCCAACATCCCTGAGAAGATCAAGCAG ACATCTATCAAGTCCCTAGACGGCTCTGTGGATGAGAAGAAGCTGCGTGAGCTGACGCATCGCTATCTGACTTTGACAGCGCGCCTGGAGAAGCTGGGCTACAGCCGCGAAGTGCACCCGGTGTTTAGTGAGTTTCTCATCAACACCTACGGCATCCTGAAGCAGCGTCCAGACTTGCGGGCCAACCCGCTGCACAGCAGCCCAGCTGCGCTGCGCAAGCTAGTCATTGACATTGTGCCGCCCAAGTTCCTGGGTGACTCCCTGTTACTGCTGAACTGTCTGTGTGAACTCTCCAAGGAAGACAGCAAGCCACTATTCGCCTGGTGA
- the Spatc1l gene encoding speriolin-like protein isoform X2: MAEGSELMNRLMSENADLKKQVRLLKENQMLKRLLSESCQDSCGRGNRDLLFPKAPTYPEACSPGNGGPDFGRFASVPDTASQLQTSSLEDLLCSHAPLSSEDEASPGCASTSQVPFKAFLSPPELQTRLVDRKLSPLLGPLQDPLADKTLLETREMVRPKKKSRVLRVRRRMVASSGRSRSSLTGVSWPMCFRG; encoded by the exons ATGGCAGAGGGCAGTGAGCTGATGAACAGGCTCATGAGTGAGAACGCAGACCTGAAGAAGCAGGTGCGCCTCCTGAAGGAGAACCAGATGCTGAAGAGGCTGCTCAGTGAGAGTTGCCAGGACAGCTGTGGCCGAGGGAACCGGGACTTGCTCTTTCCCAAGGCCCCTACCTACCCTGAGGCCTGCTCCCCCGGGAATGGAG GTCCAGATTTTGGAAGGTTTGCCAGTGTCCCTGATACAGCCTCTCAGCTACAAACATCTTCCCTAGAGGACCTGTTATGCTCACACGCCCCGCTCTCCAGTGAGGATGAGGCCTCCCCAGGCTGTGCATCCACCTCCCAGGTGCCTTTCAAGGCCTTCCTTAGTCCACCAGAACTACAAACACGACTTGTCGACCGGAAGCTGTCCCCACTCCTGGGTCCCTTGCAGGATCCCCTGGCTGACAAAACCCTGCTTGAGACCAGGGAAATGGTGCGGCCTAAGAAG AAATCCAGAGTTTTGCGGGTGCGGAGAAGGATGGTCGCATCGTCGGGGAGATCGCGTTCCAGCTTGACCGGCGTATCCTGGCCTATGTGTTTCCGGGGGTGA